The genomic segment ATCATTCAGCCTTTCACGTCTAACACTTCTTTATTTAGGGAAGCGTTTAATAGTTTACAGCATTACTTGTTgattttcacagtttttcttAATAGCATCATTAAAACAACAGAGgcaaatctttttgttttttactgtgtgAATTCATTTGTATCCATATAGAGAAAAGTCATCTCAAGGGGCTTTATATATCGAGGTACCCGACACTGTTAGTGCAGGGCTCGCTGAGCAGAGGAGCCAAATGCAAGACCCCGGAGGCAAAGAGACTAAAATTCTTTGACCAGGCAGAGGTCGTGCACGGGTCAGCTAGCAGAGCAAACAATTCCAGCAAGGAGGCAGGCAAAAGAGAGAGTCCAAAAAGGCCGTGCACAAGTAGATCATCAGGAACACGAGGAATGCTTAAAGCACCGGGAACTGCTGGAAAACCAAACCTTAAAAAAGATGAGGGGATCGGGCAAAGGAACAAAGAGAAGCAGGGGGAGAACGTACACAGCTGATTGGCTGACTGAGAACAGGTGTGGCTAATTAAAGAGGTGATGGCAGGGCTGAAAAAATTAAGGGAAAACTGTCAAAGGAATACTACTAGGAATAATACAAGAATACTCAGGAATCAaagattacaaaataaaataggacTGATTTATAATGATTGGATCTCCTGTGAGCCAGCAGCtggtggggaggaagaactttCTTTTAACAGGAGATCTTTAGTAGAACCAGGGTCAGGGACAGGCAGTTATCCGCTTTTaaacttgaagggaaagaaaagagaaaagatgagCATGCAGTAGAGGGAGAGGTGTTTTTTCCTTCTcgactttctgtgtttttagtttagtttcaggGCATTTAAATTCAGCACAACTCTGTCACGATCACCTACAGACCGCGTGCATCCAAAGACATACACAGTTGTGTTAATGCAGCCTGCATTAACATTCTCTGTTTATAAGGTATATGCTAACTGTTCTGAACATCGGTGTTGTTGGTGTATTCATAGTGAGTTTGCATGGTTGTTGGagaaaatgtggaaaatgtgATATCCTGACAGCTCTACAGAGGCAGGGTTAGCATAAAAATCTGAAATCTGTGTGACTGAGGATAGACTCAAACTCGCTGAAGGAATTTTTGCTTCAGTCCACCCCTGAGTACAACCTAAACATACCTAATGAAATAAAAGAGAAGAATAAACTCCTAACTCAGCAAAATAGAAGAAATTGAGGATTACATGGAGATGCCACCCACCTCTACCAAACCTGGACTGTTGCATTGTTGGGCAGATATCAGTTAACATCCTACACACAGGCTGAGTGACTAGTTTGCTTGCTGGCTGGAGGTGGAAAGAGGAGAGCCCACAGAAGCTGGAGGGAAGCCAGCGTTCAAGCGTCAGGCCTGCAACAAGCTACAAACAACAACCAATCAGCCGAGCTCACCTGCATCCCACAGATATGAAAGCAGGGTCATCCTGGAGGTAGAGCGAGATCAGCATGAACATGCACAGGAGCCTGGACACCAGTACCAGTGTGTTTACACGACCCATTCATCACGCCAGTGGTTTTATTTGTCTGGTGTAATAACTATTCCAGTTTCACATGAATACTGCATGGAGCCTTCTGAGACACAGCTGATGGTGTCATAGAGGGTCATTGGTCAGAGgcttcatattcaataaacatCTGTTTCCATCAAAAAAACACACTCACATTAAACACAGTAAACACAGTACTAAAGGAAAAACTTTGCTGCTGTTCCAAGCAGTTCCaaacttttctcttttgttatCCAACTTATGCAAAATGGCTCGTTTTTTTATATAAAGACAGTGTGAATCATTTGCCACGTTATGTAACGCAATTGTAGTCAGGCATGCCAAACAGTTGGATCAAAAGCACTGACTGACCTTGTATTGGAGGCCAAACTCCCACTTTGCCTCTGTGTCTTTATGATgcctatcttttttttttttttttttttttttttttctttctttttttttaaacctgtcccgtttggatcttttgccatcagaattattgtctaaaggcgaagaaagatgcccaacggatttactttaccaaatggaccatcccagccttgccgtaatggtctatttgattcaactttttattgtttattttattttcacttgctgaatacgggacagacttgactggaggagagaatgtggagaaagaaagagggaaagaaaaaaacctgagaagagggacggggaaaaagggcaaaaaacaaaaaccaacagaataagcagacaaaaaatacatatatcgatcacctggatcacctgttgagaaagaaaaaagaaagcaagcagaagaaaacgagagtaataaacaagatcacaatgatatatgagaatatgacagtaaatactaaatattaaacattattgtgcagcacgtgagatcgacagcgcacagtgtgctttgaggtaggagccaaaaagggtgtaatttgtgtgtgtgatcacccgtgtgtacacctgtgagcatgaacgcgcttgtttttaaaaggttccttaatgtaatgatctgctagagggtgtggggggccactgccccgacctccagggcatgaagcaggtatggaggagatcaagactccagacatccagaggcccccagaacacaagagaccaaggaagaccaacagaggggcagccgcgccactgtcccagaaagagctgaggagagtcccagatgaggggtcactcagcagccgcggagcagaagccagggggggttgcagtgacgtgcccgtgagctccgccggcagccagctgtgcctgagtggccgagccccgggccgtgaggccgagggcaccccatccccaaagtggcccgagcgagccccaggctccaggccccaataagcagccgccaaggagtgagccggtgggtacctgggcacccacccccggagacagagaaccaccaacgcaccgatgtctgagggcgtccgccaccggcaggggaagtggtggggggagatgggcctccaaaccttggagggcctgagatgtccttggagggcctgagatgtcctttATGATGCCTATCTGCTTTATCAATACTCCACGAAATACTGTGATGTTTCACAGCAGAAACCTCAGGTGgttgaaaatataaataatggtTTATAGAAGGAACCAAATTGCTGATGTTCATTTTCAATTTTTCTTAAGcttgcaacaacaacaaaaaccccaGTGCTTTAGCTTTCATCGTTTTTTTGGTCTTTAGGCTAAAACTCGTGAACCTGCTCACCACCGACACCGAGAGGAGCTTCACTACGTGGACGAGTATGGCCAGCCGGTCGCTGTGCAGGTCGAAGCTAAAAGGGGGCATGGTCACAGGAGGCGAAGGTCCCATTGTGCAATTGAGTGCAGCGTCCCCACCGAGAGACACTGGGAGGCCCTGAGAGCCATGGGGCTGATGGAGGGAGAGGAAAGTCAGGGAGACGGCTACACTGCAGGGTACGTACTTCTGTCGTATTCTGACAGcgtcatttttgtgatttaagtaaaaaacatttcagttttctttacttttaaggAGCCAAGATCTGACTTGATAACCAAGTCAGCACCCCAACCCCATACGTTCATGACAATAGagaaatttgtgtttttcacagTATGAGAGACTTTTATAGAGAAGGAAAAGAATTAAATGGTGCAAAGTTTGGAACCTAGGTCCGATTTGGGAATAAGGTGTTTGCAAACTGGATGAGATGTTGGCCGTAGGACTGAAAGATGGCAGAAGGATGAGTTGAAAGTTTGAAGCTAAACTAAGAAAATTGGAAATGAACTTCTTTacgtttcttgaagatgttttcacctcttatccgagtcattatcagcagaggtttcaggtgaaaccattgTGAGTTCCTGCGTCACGCTATCATGTAACTTATTGAGACCAACAGACACAAGATGTGAGTGGAAGTTAAGGcgcctgggaagggatctcgAAACTGGATTGTAGGTGGCAGACAGTTGGATATTTTGTATCACATTTTCACAAATAGATATCAAATTGAAAACAAATGGGTAGATATCTTTTTGTTATTCTCAAGGAAATAAAACTAATCTGGTTGTAGATATCTATCGGAACTCTAAGAATAAATTTATACATGGTGTGGAAGGCCTTCCCAGCAGTGGACATGGATGGCTTAGTTGAAAGAAACCATCTGAACGACGGCCATCCTTGAACAGAAGGgcgtggcttacgacaccaacagTCTGCCACCTATAATCCAATTTcgagatcccttcccaggcgacttaacacccactcacccTGATAATGGTTTCACCTGAAGTCTCTGCTGATAATTAGCCACACCCTTTTTCACACCTTATGATCAGTTAATGGGTCAACGAGCCTCTCAAGGGAGATCTCCCactagggcttaaaatctgggactctccaccatttggtcttagaactgaagaagcttttcagatgagagatgaaacaTCCAGTTGCTTTTcattccaagctccttagtttaccatgacctggatgactgagaacctacacggACAACTAGAGTAAACTTTCACCACAAAGCAGAGAATGTGGGTTCGGGATCAAGGATGAGAAGTATCATAAAGACTTTTAGAAAAGGTTTGGGGATGAGGTGACATGTAACGACTGCaatgaaaaacaccaaaataaatCATATGCCTCTGTTTGCATGATATGTCAGATTGAAGGACAATGTGTCTTTTTTACTTGAGGGTTTAGGGCAAATTGAGTTTGCAAGGTCAGCATGATGCTCCATCGAGTGTCTCTCTCATGGCCATGGAAGGTTGTTCTCCTGAAGCACCTGTCTGTTTAGAACATGAagactatatatatattgtttttatttaagcaGGTATATATGACACTTTTACTGGAGCGTCCTACATTCATATTGAATCATTTCCtcataaaatataaagtgaCCTGATCTCTTTCACTACACAGGCCTTATTATGGTCACATGACTGTGTCACCTGACCTATACTCTCCCAATGGTCACATGATGATGCCACCTGATGCCTACCCGCCCAATGGATACCTCCCCAGATCATCAAATGACCAGCACCCAGGCAACAACTACCTGCCCAGTGTGTCCTACAGCTTAGACCACCTGGACAGACTGGACTACCGGGTAATTAGTTTTTGTTTACAACACCATTTTATTCTGAAATATCACTTGAGTGTGTTCGTCTAAAATATGACACTAGGTGCGATCTTTCCAGATTGTTCAATAAATCGGCCCTTAAAAACACCTGACTGAACTCCTCTTCAAGGTCACGTCTGGGAGACTTTCAGCACTAAAGTTAACTCATGACCCTCTCCAATGAAGACACACTAGTTTCTTTTCTCACCTTTGTTTCTATTTCAGGGCCAAGAAATGTTGCACTACCAGCCTAACTCTGAGAGCTGTCTGATTGGCTGTTACGGTGCAGAAGAGGTGGACCTGAAAAATTTTCCCAGACAGGTAACTGGTTTCAGTATCAAGTCTATGCCCTCTTCTCAGACCTATCCCTATCTCTGTTATACTGTTTCTCTAACTATTCCATTTTTTATTAGTAAATTTTGCAGTTATGGAGCATTTGGAGCATATTTTGCAGTTTGAATTGAAAAAAACTCAGTTTAaattctcttttattttctctttagtCGGACTATCGTCAGCCCTGGAGGTCTGAACGTCCTCTTGGCTACCTTCCCCTCAGTGAGCTTGACAGCGGGTTAGGCTGTGGCCCCGACAGCCCACACAACCGGATAGCGCTCTCCGAAGCTGAGACAGATGCCATGTCATCACTGCCTGGCCACACCCCTTCCTCTCAAggatcctcctcttcctccgagTCCCTAATCTCCTCCGAACCCAGCGACTCAGGCTTCCACAGTGTCAGCACTGGGGAGCACAGACGGCTACACAAGATTCACGGAGGCCACACTCACCGGCAAGCTCACCATCTTCGCTCAGGCCACTCCCCTCGTGAGCAGAGAGGACGCTGGGATTTGGAGTCGATTCCTGAGACGACTCCGATGACCCAACCTGGAGTACCACAAGCATCCCATTGCTCTGTGGGTAACAGCACGACCACAACAGTTCACTTCCACAGAGCTGAGAGGAGTCCCACTTTACCTCGTCACCGTTCACCACCCTCACCCTCTATCGGTTAgtaaaacacagtaaaataatTGTGAAAATCTCCACTTTTAGTCATTTTAATTTGTCTGTCCACACCTATGTCTGATCTGTCAAAGTTTTGAGCTATGGCTTCATCACAGTCTAACCAGAGGTCAAAGTGACTTTAGCGTCGGGTGTCTTTTCTTCTTATCCCTGTTTTCCTGAAAAACATAACTACATCAATACAGAATTTTCAGGTTTACACCCTCCAATCAAATAGCTAAATTTGCATCTGCAAATTAAGGCAGGGACAAAGCTTCAGTTCCTTAAATGATCACTCGAGGCTGGCTCCAACAGctcatgttaaaatgcccaactcTACAGCATCACAAAGGTAGGTTAACAGCTGGGTAGAGTTTTTGTCTCTATAGATGGATTTCTTCACGTAAGCTACACATCAGGTTTAAAATACATCCATTTAGATACAGCAAAGGCTTAAAGTTAGGGGAATGGCCACTTTGACAGTGTGCTGACACAGGTAACAGTAGCTGTTAGCTATTTGCTGGACCTCACATTCTAGAATTAATGAGAAGAGCCTCTCTACTGTCTTTGTATCTCCTGCATCGATCGCTGCAGACCATCCAAGAAGTCTATTCTTCAGTGTTGCTGAAGTAAAGACTTTGGTGAAGCATAACTTACCACTAATAAGCACGTATGTTTGCTGGTGTGATGTACCCATAGTCTATGAATCAGTCTTGCTCAGCAAGCTGATAATTTGGCCATGCTACCATCTCATTCAAACATAGTCACTTTTAGTAGATGGACAAAGTGCTAACAGAAACCAATCTGCAATGTCACGGTGGCTAAATCCATCTTTTATTCATAAAGTCTCAGACTCTCCCATTGTGAGGGAGAAAAATGCTTAAATGTCTTGACTGAGAGCCAACATTTCAACGTGTAGTTTCCACATTTTCTTGTTTAAATAACCAACCGTGCACTGCATCGTGGTATTGTTGTGCTGACTTTCTAGCAAAATAGCATTAAGTCACCAGCTCAGTGTCTCGGATCCTTAATGCACCACGACCTGACAAACTTGCGTCTCACCTCATATG from the Pelmatolapia mariae isolate MD_Pm_ZW linkage group LG20, Pm_UMD_F_2, whole genome shotgun sequence genome contains:
- the LOC134618612 gene encoding uncharacterized protein LOC134618612, with the protein product MGCRLTRTKAKTREPAHHRHREELHYVDEYGQPVAVQVEAKRGHGHRRRRSHCAIECSVPTERHWEALRAMGLMEGEESQGDGYTAGPYYGHMTVSPDLYSPNGHMMMPPDAYPPNGYLPRSSNDQHPGNNYLPSVSYSLDHLDRLDYRGQEMLHYQPNSESCLIGCYGAEEVDLKNFPRQSDYRQPWRSERPLGYLPLSELDSGLGCGPDSPHNRIALSEAETDAMSSLPGHTPSSQGSSSSSESLISSEPSDSGFHSVSTGEHRRLHKIHGGHTHRQAHHLRSGHSPREQRGRWDLESIPETTPMTQPGVPQASHCSVGNSTTTTVHFHRAERSPTLPRHRSPPSPSIGCRTEPCQRRALWLEQQQHRGGGTVEGPGRSRTITDLSEGQRRRRASHPNMTDPNTAQTNQPDTTSSALGPRSRASYPNNCHPASHLSIDKTSLTNHQNTMRNSPGSNRSREEDSLSKSPGSGSSGMSDWRGIQTLGNRPGKPKGTCSPFYSTLGAPQRSPRSPPSPRSRLSNQRSVRNQLLRARAYRLARERSEVTTDEEVRGEGGRLGEEEGEDGRLAGRYWSRTERRRHLALSRQHRERRGGGEEQTGGIQGSLSSQTVLELSHMKQNRLRNSKLLDDWTTVEELLTHGTRVESDSQLCPSPLLSVTTV